Proteins encoded by one window of Panicum virgatum strain AP13 chromosome 7N, P.virgatum_v5, whole genome shotgun sequence:
- the LOC120680946 gene encoding protein FAR1-RELATED SEQUENCE 5-like, whose protein sequence is MGAFLDSKGDGKQELADDFTDCIDNSFTSAEFEQKWQAFLDKYELNNDERFQHLYDMRHCWIPAYFMHCFFPFLQTTARSEGFNAVLKRYVNPKNSILNFVQQYKKIQQRIFSKQDLQETATATKVPRYLTGHPMVHHMKKAYTRRLFNVFQHELQLSSSYYVVRVEGDDLIDVVPYRRCPDLLYGTRTFRVTSSRVEGLYSCTCCKFERHGVLCCHILKVFDTLAVREVPDRYILPRWSVEPVVDSGVEVAANEPLQEAQITDHGKHVIRYSRMCTNFNKIVRPFMADDEGYGIVSK, encoded by the coding sequence ATGGGTGCTTTCTTGGATAGCAAGGGGGATGGTAAGCAAGAGTTGGCGGATGACTTCACGGATTGTATTGACAATAGCTTCACGTCGGCAGAGTTTGAGCAGAAGTGGCAGGCTTTTCTGGATAAATATGAGCTCAACAATGATGAGAGGTTCCAACATTTGTATGACATGAGACATTGTTGGATCCCTGCGTATTTCATGCATTgtttcttccccttcctccaaaCAACAGCACGGAGTGAAGGCTTCAATGCTGTCCTGAAGCGCTATGTCAACCCAAAGAACTCGATACTCAACTTTGTGCAGCAATATAAGAAGATACAACAAAGGATTTTCAGCAAGCAAGATTTGCAAGAGACGGCCACAGCCACGAAGGTCCCACGCTACTTGACGGGGCACCCTATGGTGCATCATATGAAGAAAGCGTATACAAGGAGGTTGTTCAATGTGTTTCAACACGAGCTGCAGCTAAGTTCGAGCTACTATGTTGTTCGTGTTGAAGGGGATGACTTGATAGATGTTGTTCCGTACAGGCGTTGCCCCGATCTGTTGTATGGGACACGGACATTCAGGGTCACGTCGTCCAGGGTGGAGGGCTTGTATAGCTGCACTTGttgcaagtttgagagacatgGAGTGCTTTGCTGCCACATATTGAAGGTTTTTGACACCCTTGCAGTCCGCGAGGTGCCTGATCGGTACATTCTCCCTCGATGGTCAGTTGAGCCAGTGGTTGATAGTGGGGTGGAAGTTGCCGCTAACGAGCCTCTTCAAGAAGCCCAGATTACAGACCACGGGAAGCATGTTATACGTTACAGCAGGATGTGCACAAACTTTAATAAGATTGTGAGACCTTTTATGGCTGATGACGAGGGGTATGGCATAGTCTCAAAATAA